One part of the Cinclus cinclus chromosome 20, bCinCin1.1, whole genome shotgun sequence genome encodes these proteins:
- the SLC26A11 gene encoding LOW QUALITY PROTEIN: sodium-independent sulfate anion transporter (The sequence of the model RefSeq protein was modified relative to this genomic sequence to represent the inferred CDS: inserted 1 base in 1 codon; deleted 1 base in 1 codon), translating to MGRSGRSDPARAEPRPCWAGTGGVPAPPRCSPVPARRVPLLPGTGPTGPAAXPVPARRVPAMPGSRCPLPALPILRWLPRYSRAWLPLDLLAGLAVGLTAVPQALAYAELAGLPLQYGLYSSFMGCFVYCLLGTAKDVTLGPTAIMSLLVSSYASHEPVQAVLLAFLSGCVQLAMGLLHLGFLLDFISCPVIKGFTSAASITISFNQIKNILGLQGIPRQFFLQVYETLRRIGETRAGDAVLGLTCLAVLAGLRAMKSHLPRAVPAGALAVRISHLIVWISGTARNALVVLFAGLVAYSFQVMGSQPFRLTGSIPQGLPAFRPPRFSLAVPNGTVPFQSMVQDMGVGVAVVPLMGLLETIAIAKAFASQNGYRIDPDQELLALAQGFQSRLSPSCIAGWALPSRSGKGEGQDGVTDTAVPPQPLSFSPQALPMSWAPSCPRIPSRAALAGALVLLSLAYLTSLFYYIPKAALAAVIISAVVPLFDPGIFWTLWRVKRLDLVPLCVTFLLCFWEVQYGIVAGVLVSGILLLYSIARPPIKVSEGSVLLVQPGSSLHFPAVEHLRDCVCSHALAAASPPRSVILDCCHVSSIDYTAVLGLAELLQELHRHGLSLAFCGLKDPVLQVLLSADLEGFQHFPSWEEAGQCEGAELGASRAEPFTSTAESTGLIQ from the exons ATGGGGCGCTCCGGCCGCTCAGATCCGGCACGGGCGGAGCCGCGGCCGTGCTGGGCTGGCACCGGCGGGgtccccgctccgccccgctgCTCCCCGGTACCGGCCCGACGGGTCCCGCTGCTCCCCGGTACCGGCCCGACGGGTCCCGCTG CCCCGGTACCGGCCCGACGGGTCCCGGCCATGCCGGGGTCCCGCTGCCCGCTCCCGGCGCTGCCGATCCTGCGCTGGCTCCCGCGCTATTCCCGGGCGTGGCTGCCGCTGGACCTGCTGGCCGGGCTGGCCGTGGGACTGACCGCCGTGCCGCAGGCGCTGGCCTACGCCGAGCTGGCCGGGCTGCCGCTGCAG TACGGCCTCTATTCCTCCTTCATGGGCTGCTTCGTCTACTGCCTCCTGGGCACGGCCAAGGACGTGACCCTGGGTCCCACGGCCATCATGTCCCTGCTCGTCTCCTCCTACGCCTCCCACGAGCCCGTCCAAGCCGTTCTCCTCGCCTTCCTTTCTGGCTGCGTCCAGCTGGCCATGGGGCTCCTGCACCTCG GATTCCTTCTGGATTTCATTTCCTGCCCTGTCATTAAAGGGTTTACATCAGCTGCCTCCATCACCATTAGCTTCAACCAGATCAAG AAcatcctggggctgcaggggatcCCGAGGCAGTTCTTCCTGCAGGTCTATGAGACGCTGCGGAGGATTGGGGAGACCAG ggctggggacgctgtgctggggctgacctgcctggctgtgctggcagggctccGGGCCATGAAGAGCCACCTGCCCcgagctgtccctgcaggagcaCTGGCTGTCAGGATCAGCCACCTGATTGTCTGGATCTCTGGCACAG CACGCAACGCTCTCGTTGTCCTGTTTGCTGGCCTGGTGGCTTACTCCTTCCAGGTGATGGGCTCGCAGCCCTTCAGGCTCACGGGCAGCATCCCCCAGGGCCTCCCAGCCTTCCGGCCACCGCGCttctccctggcagtgcccaacGGCACCGTCCCCTTCCAGAGCATGGTGCAG GACATGGGGGTAGGTGTGGCTGTGGTGCCGCTCATGGGCCTGCTGGAGACCATCGCCATTGCCAAGGCTTTTG CCTCACAGAATGGTTACAGGATTGACCCtgaccaggagctgctggctctgg CTCAGGGTTTCCAGAGCAGGCTGAGTCCCTCCTGCATAGCTGGGTGGGCACTGCCCAGCAGGTCCgggaagggagagggacaggatgGGGTCACAGACACAGCAGTGCCTCCCCAGCCCTTGTCCTTT TCTCCTCAGGCGTTGCCAATGTCCTGGGCTCCTTCGTGTCCTCGTATCCCATCACGGGCAGCTTTGGCCG gtgccctggtcctgctgtccctggcatACCTCACCTCTCTCTTCTATTACATCCCCAAAGCAGCGCTGGCTGCTGTCATCATCTCGGCTGTGGTGCCCTTGTTCGACCCTGGCATCTTCTGGACGCTCTGGCGGGTTAAGA GGCTGGACCTTGTGCCCCTCTGTGTGACattcctgctctgcttctgGGAGGTTCAGTATGGAATCGTGGCTGGGGTGCTGGTTTCTGGGATTCTCCTGCTCTACTCCATTGCCAGGCCCCCAATAAAG GTGTCGGAGGggtctgtgctgctggtgcagcCGGGGAGCAGCCTGCACTTCCCAGCCGTGGAGCACCTGCGGGACTGCGTGTGCAGCCATGCTCTGGCAG cagcatctccacCACGCTCTGTCATCCTGGACTGCTGCCACGTCAGCAGCATTGAttacacagcagtgctggggctggcagagctgctgcaggagctgcacaggcaCGGCCTCTCGCTGGCCTTCTGTGGCCTGAAG GACCCTGTTCTCCAAGTGCTCCTGTCTGCAGACTTAGAAGGATTCCAGCATTTCCCCAGCTGGGAGGAGGCAG GGCAGTgtgagggagcagagctgggggccagcagggcagagccctTCACCAGCACTGCCGAGAGCACTGGGCTTATCCAGTGA
- the SGSH gene encoding N-sulphoglucosamine sulphohydrolase → MRPWALLLLLLGAFRTGGSPAPARNVLLLLADDAGFESGAYNNSAIRTPNLDALARRGLVFQNAFTSVSSCSPSRASILTGLPQHQNGMYGLHQDVHHFNSFDGVRSLPLLLSNAGVRTGIIGKKHVGPGAVYPFDFAYTEENSSVLQVGRNITRIKALVRRFLQSQDERPFFLYVAFHDPHRCGHSQPQYGAFCEKFGNGESGMGWIPDWKPQIYHPEQVQVPAFVPDTLAARADLAAQYTTIGRMDQGIGLVLQELRRAGFLNSTLVIYTSDNGIPFPGGRTNLYRSGTAQPLLLSSPEHPQRWGQVSPAFASLLDLTPTILDWFSIPYPAYSIFGTRQVQLTGKSLLPALESEQPWATAFSSQSHHEVTMYYPMRAVQHGQFRLIHNLNYKMPFPIDQDFYVSPTFQDLLNRTRAGQPTHWDKSLHQYYYRERWELFDCSRDPSESQNLAPDPRYAHTFQLLRAQLLKWQWDTGDPWVCAPDAVLEEKLSPQCQPLHNEL, encoded by the exons ATGCGGCCCtgggcgctgctgctgctgctgctgggcgcGTTCCGAACCGGCGGatccccggccccggcccgcaatgtgctgctgctcctgg CCGATGACGCCGGCTTTGAGAGCGGCGCCTACAACAACTCTGCCATCCGGACACCGAACCTGGACGCGCTGGCCCGGCGCGGTTTGGTCTTCCAGAACGCCTTCACCTCCGTGAGCAGCTGCTCCCCGAGCCGGGCCAGCATCCTGACCGGCTTACCCCAG caccagaACGGGATGTACGGGCTGCACCAGGACGTGCATCACTTCAACTCCTTTGACGGCGTGAGGAGCCTGCCCCTGCTGCTCAGCAACGCAGGTGTCCGGACAG GGATAATTGGGAAGAAGCACGTGGGGCCAGGGGCTGTGTACCCCTTTGACTTTGCCTACACAGAGGAGAACAGCTCGGTGCTGCAGGTTGGGAGGAACATCACCCGCATCAAGGCGCTCGTCCGGCGGttcctgcagagccaggacGAGAG GCCTTTCTTCCTCTATGTCGCCTTCCACGACCCCCACCGCTGCGGGCACTCCCAGCCCCAATATGGGGCCTTTTGTGAGAAATTTGGCAATGGAGAGAGCGGGATGGGCTGGATCCCTGACTGGAAGCCACAGATTTACCATCCAGAGCAAGTGCAG GTCCCTGCCTTTGTCCCGGACACGCTGGCTGCCCGGGCAGACCTGGCTGCCCAGTACACGACCATCGGGCGCATGGACCAAG GGATCGGGCtggtcctgcaggagctgcgCCGTGCTGGATTCCTCAACAGCACCCTGGTGATCTACACCTCGGACAACGGCATCCCCTTCCCCGGGGGCAGGACCAACCTGTACCGCTCGGGCACCGCCCAGccactgctcctctcctcccccGAGCACCCCCAGCGCTGGGGGCAGGTCAGCCCGGCCTTCGCCAGCCTCCTGG ACCTGACGCCGACCATTCTGGATTGGTTCTCCATCCCCTACCCTGCTTACAGCATCTTTGGCACCAGGCAGGTGCAGCTCACTGGAAAGtctctcctgccagccctggagtcggagcagccctgggccACTGCCTTCAGCAGCCAGAGCCACCACGAGGTGACCATGTACTACCCCATGCGAGCCGTGCAGCACGGGCAGTTCCGCCTCATCCACAACCTCAACTACAAGATGCCCTTCCCCATCGACCAGGACTTCTACGTCTCGCCCACTTTCCAAGACCTGCTCAACCGTACCAGGGCGGGGCAGCCGACCCACTGGGACAAGAGCCTGCACCAGTACTACTACCGGGAGCGCTGGGAGCTCTTCGACTGCAGCCGTGACCCCAGCGAGAGCCAGAACCTGGCCCCCGACCCCCGCTACGCCCACACCTTCCAGCTGCTCCGTGCACAGCTCCTCAAGTGGCAGTGGGACACGGGGGACCCCTGGGTGTGCGCCCCCGACGCCGTCCTGGAGGAGAAACTGAGCCCCCAGTGCCAACCCCTGCACAACGAGCTGTGA
- the GAA gene encoding lysosomal alpha-glucosidase — MGLGPGPGVAAALLLLLLVPTAARGPGSAACEVSPGGRFDCGPERLLARADCEARGCCYIPGPGPRTGPGPPWCFFPRGYRSYRAENLTATESGFSARLRRVAAAFLPAAVDTVRLDLALETPARLRFTLRDAARQRYEVPLATPQVHGRAPATLYGLQVSQDPFGLVVCRQRGGTVLLNTTVAPLIFTDQFLQISTSLPSHFISGLGEHLTPLFLDTAWTRVTLWNRDMAPAPHVNLYGSHPFYLVMEDDGSAHGVFLLNSNAMDVLLQPSPALTWRTTGGILDFYIFLGPDPKSVVRQYLDVVGFPFMPPYWGLGFHLCRWGYSSTDITRQVVANMTAARFPLDVQWNDLDYADAKRDFTFNKKSFRDYPEMVRDFHSRGLRYIMIVDAGISSSGPPGTYKPYDEGLKRGVFIRNATGQPLIGKVWPGPTAFPDFTNPRTHEWWHDMVKDFHEQVPFDGMWLDMNEPSNFVEGSQHGCPNNNLEHPPYVPGVFGGRLQAGTICASSQQYLSSHYNLHSLYGLTEAVASHSALLRVRGKRPFIISRSTFAGHGRYAGHWTGDVGSDWEQLYYSIPEVLLFNLFGVPLVGADICGFMGSTNEELCVRWTQLGAFYPFMRNHNDHGTRPQEPYSFSPPAQDAMRNALRLRYSLLPFLYTLFHRAHSAGETVARPLFLEFPTDPNTWAVDRQLLWGGGLLVTPVLEAGQTKVRGYFPAGTWYSLAGDSTIHSKGQWILLPAPLDAINVHVRAGHILPLQEPAFSTAQSRGKGMALVVALTLDGFARGDLFWDDGESWETFERGDYTEILFLASNDAVLSQLLRASAHLDGVLLEAVTVLGVTSPPRRVLANGATVSDFSYLSDTQVLRVPVSLPMWEQFVISWS; from the exons ATGGGTCtggggccgggcccgggggtCGCGGccgcgctgctgctgctgctgctggtcccgACCGCGGCTCGGGGCCCCGGCTCTGCCGCCTGCGAGGTGTCCCCGGGCGGCCGCTTCGACTGCGGCCCCGAGCGGCTCCTGGCACGGGCGGACTGCGAGGCTCGGGGCTGCTGCTACATCCCCGGACCCGGCCCTCGCACCGGGCCCGGCCCGCCCTGGTGCTTCTTCCCCCGCGGTTACCGCAGCTACCGAGCCGAGAACCTGACGGCCACCGAGAGCGGCTTCTCGGCCCGGCTGCGCCGCGTGGCCGCCGCCTTCCTGCCGGCCGCGGTGGACACGGTGCGGCTGGACCTGGCACTGGAGACCCCGGCCCGCCTGCGCTTCACG CTCCGGGACGCGGCCCGACAGCGCTATGAGGTGCCGCTGGCCACGCCGCAGGTGCACGGCCGAGCCCCCGCCACGCTCTACGGGCTGCAGGTCAGCCAGGACCCCTTCGGGCTCGTGGTGTGCCGGCAGCGCGGCGGGACAGTCCT GCTGAACACCACGGTCGCGCCCCTCATCTTCACAGACCAGTTCCTGCAGATCtccacctccctgccctcccactTCATctcggggctgggggagcaccTGACACCGCTGTTCCTGGACACAGCATGGACCAGGGTCACCCTCTGGAACCGGGACATGGCACCCGCG CCCCACGTCAACCTCTACGGCTCCCACCCTTTCTACCTGGTGATGGAGGACGATGGTTCCGCCCACGGCGTCTTTCTGCTGAACAGCAACGCGATGG AcgtgctcctgcagcccagcccggccctgACCTGGCGCACGACGGGTGGGATCCTGGACTTCTACATCTTCCTGGGCCCCGACCCCAAGAGTGTGGTGCGGCAGTACTTGGATGTCGTTG GGTTCCCCTTCATGCCCCCATACTGGGGCCTGGGCTTCCACCTGTGCCGCTGGGGCTACTCCTCCACCGACATCACCCGGCAGGTCGTGGCCAACATGACAGCAGCTCGCTTCCCCCTG GACGTGCAGTGGAACGACCTGGATTATGCAGATGCCAAGAGGGATTTCACCTTCAACAAGAAAAGCTTTAGGGACTACCCAGAGATGGTGCGGGACTTCCACAGCCGTGGGCTGAGGTACATCATGATTGTG GATGCTGGGATCAGCAGCTCGGGGCCCCCTGGCACCTACAAGCCCTATGATGAGGGCCTGAAGCGAGGGGTGTTCATCCGGAACGCCACGGGGCAGCCCCTGATCGGGAAG gTCTGGCCAGGccccacagccttcccagacTTTACCAATCCAAGGACTCATGAGTGGTGGCATGACATGGTGAAGGACTTCCACGAACAAGTGCCCTTCGATGGCATGTGGCTT gaCATGAATGAGCCATCCAACTTTGTGGAGGGCTCCCAGCATGGCTGCCCCAACAACAACCTGGAGCATCCCCCCTATGTGCCAG GTGTGTTTGGGGGACGGCTGCAAGCCGGGACCATCTGTGCCTCCAGCCAGCAGTACCTGTCCTCTCACTACAACCTGCACAGCCTGTACGGGCTGACCGAGGCTGTCGCCTCCCACAG TGCTCTGCTGAGGGTCCGGGGCAAGCGTCCCTTCATCATCTCCCGCTCCACCTTTGCTGGGCACGGGCGCTACGCCGGGCACTGGACAGGGGATGTTGGCAGTGACTGGGAGCAGCTCTACTACTCCATACCAG agGTGCTGCTCTTCAACCTCTTCGGGGTGCCACTGGTGGGTGCCGACATCTGTGGCTTCATGGGCAGCACCAACGAGGAGCTGTGCGTGCGCTGGACCCAGCTGGGCGCCTTCTACCCCTTCATGAGGAACCACAACGACCACGGCACCCGG ccacaggagccCTACTCCTTCAGCCCTCCTGCCCAGGATGCCATGAGGAACGCCCTGCGCCTCCGCTActccctgctgcccttcctGTACACCCTGTTCCACCGGGCTCACAGTGCTGGAGAGACCGTGGCACGGCCCCTGTTCCTGGA gtTCCCCACAGACCCCAACACCTGGGCCGTGGACCGCCAGCTCCTGTGGGGCGGGGGGCTGCTCGTCACCCCCGTGCTGGAGGCAGGACAGACCAAAGTCAGAGGTTACTTCCCAGCGGGGACGTGGTACAGCCTGGCCGGG GACTCCACCATCCACAGCAAAGGGCAGTGGATCCTCCTGCCAGCACCCCTGGACGCCATCAACGTGCACGTCCGTGCAGGGCACATCCTGCCCCTGCAG GAGCCCGCATTCAGCACTGCCCAGTCCCGTGGCAAGGGCATGGCCTTGGTGGTGGCACTGACCCTGGATGGCTTCGCCAGGGGAGACCTGTTCTGGGACgatggggagagctgggagacTTTTGAGAGGGGGGACTACACCGAGATCCTCTTCCTGGCCTCAAAT gaCGCCgtgctcagccagctgctgcGGGCCAGTGCCCACCTCGACGGGGTCCTGCTGGAGGCTGTGACTGTGCTGGGTGTCACCAGCCCTCCCCGGCGAGTCCTGGCCAACGGTGCCACCGTGAGCGACTTCTCCTACCTCAGTGACACCCAG GtgctgagggtccctgtgtcactgcccATGTGGGAGCAGTTTGTGATCTCCTGGTCCTGA